GTTCTCATACTTCCAGCACAGGATGCGGCGGGCAACGAGGCCGGCGATCTGAACGACGCCGATGGCGCCGTGCTTGGTGTCGATCACCAGACCATTGCGCTCGTTCTCCTGGCTGGCCTTGTCGAGCTCGGCATTGACGAACTTGCCGGCGCGATAGGCGACGCGGGTGATGGTACCGGCCATCGGCGCGCGGTTCACGTGGCAGTTGAACACATTCATGAAAACGGAGATGCGCAGCATCGGTTCCGAGCCGAGGTTCAATTCTTCCGGCGGCAGGACCGTCGCGATCGACGAGACGCGGCCGTCAGCCGGGCTGATCACCAGATCGTCGTCAAGCGGCGTCATGCGCTCGGGATCGCGGAAGAAGTAAGCGCACCACGCGGTCAGCACGAAGCCGATCCACATCAACGGCTCCCACAGGAAGCCAAGCACCAGTGACACGACGAAGAAGATCGCGACGAAGCGATAGCCTTCCTTGTGCACCGGAACGAGCGTGTTGCGGATCGTATTGACCAGGCTCATGAACTCTACTCCAGATTTTCCGTGGAACGTGATCGTTTTCTATAAGTTAGCGCGGGATGCGGACGGAAAACCGCAAACGCATTTCCTGCCCCCGCTCTAGCGCGAAATGTCCCGGCGGGCAACGCCGCCCGCCCGGTAGCGACAAAACGCGTCGCGCTCAGCAAAGAAAAAGACACCATCAAACCGCCGGCTCGCCACGCGTGACGATGCCGAGATCGTCGCTTTCGCGCACGCGCTTCAGTTGCTCTTCTGCCTGCGTCGCTTCGCGCTGGCGGCTCCACATCGAGGCATAGAGACCGTTGCGGTCGATCAGTTCGCCATGGGTGCCGCGTTCGGCAATGACGCCGTCCTTCAGCACAATGATCTCGTCGGCGTTGATGACGGTCGAGAGCCGATGCGCAATCACAAGCGTCGTGCGGTTGCGCGACACGACGTCGAGGGCCGACTGGATCTCTTGCTCCGTGCGGGTGTCCAGTGCGGACGTCGCCTCGTCGAGGATCAGGATAGGCGGGGCTTTCAGGATCGTGCGGGCGATCGCGACGCGCTGCTTCTCGCCGCCCGAAAGCTTCAGGCCCCGCTCGCCGACCATCGCCTGGAAGCCCTCCGGCAGCGTGCGGATGAACTCGGCGATCTGCGCGGCTTCGGCCGCCGCCTCGACTTCGGCTTCGCTCGCCGAAACGCGGCCATAGCGGATGTTGTAGGCGATCGTGTCGTTGAAGAGCACCGTGTCCTGCGGCACCATGCCGATCACCGAGCGCAGGCTCTTCTGCGTCACTGTGCGCACGTCCTGGCCATCGATGGTGATCGCCCCTTCCTGCACGTCGTAAAAGCGATAGAGCAGGCGCGAGAGCGTCGACTTGCCGGCACCGGAGGGCCCGACCACGGCAACCGTCTTGCCGGCGGGCACCTCGAAGGTGATACCCTTCAGGATCGGGCGCGCCGCATCATAGGCGAAATGCACGTCCTTGAAGGCGATGGCGCCCTTGCCGATGACAAGTTCGCTCGCATCCGGGCGATCCACCACTTCGGCACGCACGTCGAGCAGATCGAACATATGCTCGATGTCGGTGAGCCCCTGACGGATTTCGCGGTAGACGAAACCGATGAAATTGAGCGGGATCGCAAGCTGGATCAGCATGGCGTTGATGAAGACGAAGTCACCCAGCGTCTGTTCGCCGCGCTGAACGGCCAGCGCCGACATGATCATCATGACGGCCGTACCGGCGCCGAAGATCAGCGCCTGGCCGAAGTTGAGCCAGCCGAGTGACGTCCAGACCTGAGTCGCCGCCGCCTCGTAGCGTTCCATCGACTTGTCGAAGCGACGGGCTTCCATCTCCTCGTTGCCGAAATACTTGACCGTCTCGAAGTTCAGCAGCGAGTCGATCGCCTTGGTATTGGCGTCGGTGTCGCTGTCGTTCATCGAACGGCGGATGGCGATGCGCCAGTCGCTCGCGCGCACGGTGAACCAGATGTAGAGCCAGACGGTGACGGCGGTGACGAGGAGATAGCTGAAGCCGTAGCCCCACCAGAAGATCACAGCCGTCAGCAGGAACTCGATCAGGGTCGGCACGCTGTTGAGGATCGTGAAGCGGACGATCGTTTCGATGCCCTTGGTGCCGCGCTCGATGACGCGCGAAAGCCCGCCGGTGCGCCGCTCCAGATGGAAGCGGAGCGACAACTGGTGCATGTGTATGAAGGTCTTGTAGGCGAGTTGCCGCACGGCATGCTGGCCGACGCTTGCAAAAAGCGCGTCGCGCAGCTGGTTCAACCCGGCCTGCAAAAGGCGGGCAAGGTTATAGGCGAGCACCAGCATGACCGCGCCGGTCATGAACACGGGCAGAAAGCCCAGGACATCCGGCTTGCCGTTCAGCGCATCGGTTGCCCATTTGAAAGAATAGGGAACAAGGATCAGCACGACCTTGGCGATGATCAGAATGACCGTTGCCCAGATCACCCGGAGCTTGAGATCGGCCCTGTCCGACGGCCACATGTAGGGCCACAGATTGGCGATCGTCTGCAGGGGATTGCTGGTATCGGCCGAAACGGTTTTCTTCTGGGGTGCCACGTTCTGATCCGCTCTTACGTTTGCGCGCTTGGAGGCAGATTGTCGCGCATCCAAGCTCTGCGCCGAGCCTTCCCTGTAAACGAAGACCTCAGGCGCCGTCATCACCGTTCAATGAAAAGCGGCGCCCTGTCGAAGGCGCCGCCCTTGGTCGGGAGATAGGCATCCGCCGCTGCCGCCGCAATGTCGGCGGCCGCAGATCGGCTGCTTATTGCTCTTGTTTCATGTGCTTCTTGTGAATTTCCCGCGATTCTTCGTCCGGCAGCGCCTTGTCCGGCACGCCGAAGACCTGGCCCGGACGAATGCGGTCCGGGTCCTCGATCTGATCCTGGTTGGCGAGATAGATCGTGGTGTAGCGCAGGCCCGCGCCGTAGACGCGGCGCGAGATCTGCCACAGCGTGTCGCCGCGGCGGATGATCACCGAACTCTTGCTCTCCTTGAGCGGAGCCTGCTCGAGCGCCTGGGGCTGGTCGGGCGATGCTGCAACAGCTGCGGCTTCGGTCGCCGGCTGTGCCGGTGCGGCATCGTTTACAACCGCGCTCCCAGCACCCATCGCCTTTGCCAGTTCACCCGGCGCCGGGGCATTGTCCTTCGGCTGAGCCTTCTCGGGTGACGCCGGCGTGGCGCTGCCCTGCTCGGCCAGGACCGCACCGACGGTCGCATCAACCTTGGTAAGGGCCGCCGCCACGCTCGACGGGTCCTGAGGCGCTGCCTTCAGCGCCGCGAGCGCACTGGCCGCGGCCTTTGCGGCCCGCGTCGCCGAGGCGACGAGCGTCTGATCGGAATTGTCGGCAAGACGGAAATCCGCAAGCGACTTCAACGCGATCTCGGTCGCCGAACGGGCGGCAGCCAGTTGCTCGCCGTTCGGGACCTTGCCATTGGCATAGAGCCCCTTCAAGAGCGCCAGCGCCTTTCCAGCTTCCGCACGCAGGCCATCGAGACCGGCGGTTGCCGACGGCGTGCCCGAAGGCGCTACGGCCGCAACCTGCGATCCTGCGGGCCGGTCGAAGGGAACCGAGGCGCGCATCACGACCTTGGTGCCGTCCTCGTTCAGCATGTCCGCCCGGATGATGTGGCTGCCCACCGTCAACTCGATCTGACCGTCGACGACGAAGTGGCCCTTGTCGTCAGCCTTCATTTCGCCGACGAGCCTGTCGTCGGCATAGACGCGCACCAAGGCACCGGCCTTGGCGCTGCCGGCGACGAACATCTTGCTGCCTTCGATCTCGACCGCGCTCACCTGCAGGCCCGGAACGCCGGAAAGCTGCGCCGGCGCCGTGGCGGCATCGACCGCCTGCGGCGTTGCGGAAGCAACCTCGGCCGGCTTGAGGTCCGCAGCGGCGACTTCCTCCGCCGCGCCCGGCGTCGTGATCAGACGGCTCGCCGTGCCCGGCTTCGAGACCATGGCAAGCAATTGACCGGACGGATCCTTGGGAACGGAAACCGTCGCTACTTCCTCGGAGCTCTTCACCGCACCGTTTTCACCGGTGCTGCGCAGTGTGAGCTGATGGTCGCCCGCCGGAAGGGGATTGTCGAAGACCGCGGCAAAGTCGCCGGTCGCGCCGACATCGGCTGTGCCGACCACGGTGTCGCCGCTCAGGATCTCAAGCTTCGAATTCGGCTGGGCGTGGCCGGCGATCACCGTCGAGCCGTCTGGCTCAACGCGCAGCACGTCGAAACCGGGAAGGGCCGGATCCGTCTCAGGCGCGTTGGCGGCGGTCGCCGCTTCGGCCTTCGGCTGCTCCTGCTGCGGCACAGCATCCGTCTTGGCGGTCTCGGCAGAGGCGCCGGTCGCCTGCGGTCCACCGGTCGCGGGCGTCGCCTCGGTCGACTGCGTCGCGGTGCCTGCCGCCTGATCGGCCGCCGGCTTCTTGCTGTCGCCGCGCAAGTTCGGTTGAATTACGAATACCATCAACGCTGTTGCTGCCACGAGGACAGAAATGGCCACCCAGCCGGCCTTATTTTTGATCATGCCACTCTCCACACGGAGCGGAGCAACGCTCCGCGCATGCCCTCTCATCGGCCTGCGGTGCGGGCTTGCGCCGTCATTATAGCGCAACAGCAAGCAACTCGTCCGATTTCTTCAATCAATCACTGAAATTGCTAGCGATTCGCGATTCGGCATACAAGCAGCCGAAGGGGCGGCAACCCGCAGAAAGCCGGGTTTCCCCTCATTTTTCTTGACCCATGCTGCGCTGCAATGTTTTTTGAGGGCATGAGCACCGAGAACAGCACGATTCGATCCATCTGCGTCTACTGTGGTTCACAGCCGGGACGTGACAATGCCTACATGGAAGCCGGGCGCGCGCTTGGCCGATCCATCGCCGATCACGGGCTTCGCCTGGTCTATGGCGGCGGCACCCGCGGCATCATGGGAGCGGTCGCCAGCGGCGTGCTTTCCAATGGCGGCGAAGTCACCGGGATCATCCCCGAATTCCTGATGGACAAGGAAGCGACCCGCCATTCGCTCGGCCAGCTGAACGAGCTGATCGTGACGGCCGACATGCACGAGCGCAAGCATACGATGTTCGAACGCGCCGACGCTTTCGTGGCGCTGCCCGGCGGCATCGGCACGCTGGAAGAGATCGTCGAGATCATGACCTGGGCGCAGCTCGGGCGTCACCGCAAACCGATGGTCTTCGGCAACATCAACAATTTCTGGAGGCCGATGATGGACCTCCTGCAGCACATGCGCGAGGAAGGCTTCGTCCACACGGCGCATCTCGTGCAGCCGCTTGTCGTCAATGACGCGGCCGACATCGTGCCGACCATCCTGGCGGCCGCTGGCGGCGGCAACGGCCGTGAGGGC
The nucleotide sequence above comes from Ensifer sp. PDNC004. Encoded proteins:
- a CDS encoding ABC transporter ATP-binding protein/permease, which codes for MAPQKKTVSADTSNPLQTIANLWPYMWPSDRADLKLRVIWATVILIIAKVVLILVPYSFKWATDALNGKPDVLGFLPVFMTGAVMLVLAYNLARLLQAGLNQLRDALFASVGQHAVRQLAYKTFIHMHQLSLRFHLERRTGGLSRVIERGTKGIETIVRFTILNSVPTLIEFLLTAVIFWWGYGFSYLLVTAVTVWLYIWFTVRASDWRIAIRRSMNDSDTDANTKAIDSLLNFETVKYFGNEEMEARRFDKSMERYEAAATQVWTSLGWLNFGQALIFGAGTAVMMIMSALAVQRGEQTLGDFVFINAMLIQLAIPLNFIGFVYREIRQGLTDIEHMFDLLDVRAEVVDRPDASELVIGKGAIAFKDVHFAYDAARPILKGITFEVPAGKTVAVVGPSGAGKSTLSRLLYRFYDVQEGAITIDGQDVRTVTQKSLRSVIGMVPQDTVLFNDTIAYNIRYGRVSASEAEVEAAAEAAQIAEFIRTLPEGFQAMVGERGLKLSGGEKQRVAIARTILKAPPILILDEATSALDTRTEQEIQSALDVVSRNRTTLVIAHRLSTVINADEIIVLKDGVIAERGTHGELIDRNGLYASMWSRQREATQAEEQLKRVRESDDLGIVTRGEPAV
- a CDS encoding LysM peptidoglycan-binding domain-containing protein, which encodes MIKNKAGWVAISVLVAATALMVFVIQPNLRGDSKKPAADQAAGTATQSTEATPATGGPQATGASAETAKTDAVPQQEQPKAEAATAANAPETDPALPGFDVLRVEPDGSTVIAGHAQPNSKLEILSGDTVVGTADVGATGDFAAVFDNPLPAGDHQLTLRSTGENGAVKSSEEVATVSVPKDPSGQLLAMVSKPGTASRLITTPGAAEEVAAADLKPAEVASATPQAVDAATAPAQLSGVPGLQVSAVEIEGSKMFVAGSAKAGALVRVYADDRLVGEMKADDKGHFVVDGQIELTVGSHIIRADMLNEDGTKVVMRASVPFDRPAGSQVAAVAPSGTPSATAGLDGLRAEAGKALALLKGLYANGKVPNGEQLAAARSATEIALKSLADFRLADNSDQTLVASATRAAKAAASALAALKAAPQDPSSVAAALTKVDATVGAVLAEQGSATPASPEKAQPKDNAPAPGELAKAMGAGSAVVNDAAPAQPATEAAAVAASPDQPQALEQAPLKESKSSVIIRRGDTLWQISRRVYGAGLRYTTIYLANQDQIEDPDRIRPGQVFGVPDKALPDEESREIHKKHMKQEQ
- a CDS encoding phosphatidylserine decarboxylase, which encodes MSLVNTIRNTLVPVHKEGYRFVAIFFVVSLVLGFLWEPLMWIGFVLTAWCAYFFRDPERMTPLDDDLVISPADGRVSSIATVLPPEELNLGSEPMLRISVFMNVFNCHVNRAPMAGTITRVAYRAGKFVNAELDKASQENERNGLVIDTKHGAIGVVQIAGLVARRILCWKYENGSLEAGERFGLIRFGSRLDVFLPAGAEPRVSVGQTAVAGETVLAEFGSAKGPVISRRA
- a CDS encoding TIGR00730 family Rossman fold protein, whose protein sequence is MSTENSTIRSICVYCGSQPGRDNAYMEAGRALGRSIADHGLRLVYGGGTRGIMGAVASGVLSNGGEVTGIIPEFLMDKEATRHSLGQLNELIVTADMHERKHTMFERADAFVALPGGIGTLEEIVEIMTWAQLGRHRKPMVFGNINNFWRPMMDLLQHMREEGFVHTAHLVQPLVVNDAADIVPTILAAAGGGNGREGETEIISKL